A window of Chrysoperla carnea chromosome 3, inChrCarn1.1, whole genome shotgun sequence genomic DNA:
GTCGTACGCGGTGTACATGTATATGTTACAGTTAAAACACTTAACCCGTCAAAACTACTTGTAACTGGCAAAATtagtcaaaagtacttttgactaTACTTTCGATGCTTACTTTcacttcaattatttttaacttcaaacagtgatgtttacgaaaaatgtttcaaacaaaagttgtttattttgtttataaggaacattttttacatttaaacttttgttctatctctaacggctcgATCTCAATTTGTACGTCCTAAGCATGCtagaaaaaaattcagcttcatatccttttttcttttttgagttatcgtgtacacagacgAACAGgcagacagccggaaatggactaattaggtgattttatgaacacttacaccaaagttttggtcgttgcatcaatattaaaaagtaaaaaacaacatGCCCGTGCTAACTCGACCACATTTAAGACATGGCAAACTCGCAGATCAGTGAAAGAACACAATTACAGGGttaatcaaaaagtaaaaaacggTTTTCCTCTAGTGATTAAAACTAGCTTTGACCAGAAGCGTCAGTCAAAACTACTTTTGACCGTAAATTTGCAGTCAAAAGCACTATCAGCCAATGATTTTCTGGTCAAATTACTATTGACCAACCTGTGCAGTCAAAAGTACtttagcttgttttttttttcagttataaGAACTTTTGAATGGAAAAGTGTTTTGACtgtaacatatacatattaatacatatacacatacatattcgTAGAGCAAACAAGTAGATACTTAGATAGTGACCTGACTAGTTATCATTGCCGGTGTTTAATAAgaatgtattttgtatttatagtaTTTAAGTTATCTATTTTGACTATTATGACTTAAGACTCTGCTACATTCAGTATACTTCCTCATATTATAGACCCCCTTTCATAATATCTTTAAAGAAGATTGGTGCCATTATGAAGGAAATGAGATAATATGATTGTATGGAAGCAAACAAGTTTTTGGACTTTTCACTTACTTCTATACATTGACTCAAGAAATTCtaggttttctaaattttcaggACCGCTagatattttgttaaaacatgTTTTATCGAATGGCGCCTACTTTAAAtccaacaaaataaataagagtaatggttaggttaagttaggttaggttaggttaggttaggttatattggctgtccatgaaggacacaTTTCGGCaaaagagcccattgtgataacatatatgtgttttaccacctttccgatgataatttcatttatcagctacttaatttcagaggctgagtgcacctccttcatgcatatacacatatatgcactacaccagcccatcataactattaattaaattaattttgttgcgacgacgTGAATCGAACTTGTTGcgggcggaattggttacgctttaaccaactaaactaatagggcgacaataAGGGTCATAATTGAggataatttaatacaaattatgtGTACATGATTTAATATACCCCGATACTTTTTGACTAGAATAGTAACGTCATAACAGTCACATCATAAAATATCAACTATAGTTATCAACGATAACACCACAGCAAATATTgaatacaacaagtgaaaacaaacaattgactgagttaattgttgaaataccatgtatagacagtgttgtttactctgtcacattacacatacatacatgtcacacatatataactgataatcccatattaatacataggtactataatacatagtgttgatgcgcaattgtttgttttttgacgtcacgtaaataacaaaagataatcacttttaaatatattaatacatactataaaatttgcacctaattaaggccctcgtgggtaaacagtgatgtttacaaaaaaatgtttcaaacaaaagtttcttatttttttataaggaacattttttacatttaaacttttgttctatctctaacggtttacaagatgggtcctacggacccaagacccaattgacctatgatgctcatttacgaacttgacctcactttttacgtcctgagtacgctgtaaaaatttcaactcgatatcttttttcgtttttgagttatcgtgtccacagacggacggacggacggacggacggacggacggacggacggacggacaaccggaaatggattaattaggtgattctatgagcacctataccaaaatttttttcgtagcatcaatatttttaagcgttacaaacttgggacgaaacttaatatactatgtatatttcatatatacatggtataaaaagagtatTGAAAAAACCTTATCGTACAACTTGAATATATCTTCCAGTTACTAGACTAGAATTACAATTAAGTAATGTGCTTGCTGACTGCTGTTGACTAATAAGTTTACGTAGCCTGACATTGTCATATCATTATTGTAATATGTACTAATAAAtgttatgtaaattataataatacatatacatattaagtGCATTAGAAGAAGAAGcgtatttaaaattaaggtaTATGTGCAATAGAAATCTGTTTAAAGTAGATAggacaaaaaattatatgcatTTCTCACATTACTTTCGTATACACAACAAtatgtgtaaaatttatattccagCTTTAATCCGTGACTTCGTTTGTACGTATTTGCTAGTGTCCGAccgaattttttgataacacaggcacattgatccgattttattggaactttttTGAaccccactaattttgagtcattctcttcagttgtgatgtcagtttttcgctagttatcactaagGTGCCTAATTCAGGGACCAGGAGTctatattcttgaaacctattatagctaaattaatttgaaaagtatggcccaaatttagtaggattacatacttggtttatcaaaattggataagatttgaatgtgatagagcaaaattaaatttttggattctgatgacgtcataatgatcaaaaatttgattttcttgataacacaggcaaatttgatccgatcttattggaattttttttgaaacccactaattttgggttattcttttcagttgCGTTGTCAGTTTTtggctagctatcacttatgtgcctaattccgggaaccggactccatattcttgaaacttattatagataggttaattttgatcacaaatttgaaaagtatggcccaaattcaGTAGGATTagatacttggtttatcaaaattggataaaatttgaatgtgatagggcaaaattaaattttttagattctgatgacgttataaagttcaaaaatttgattttcttgataacacaggcaaattttatcctatctttttgaattttctttgaaacccactaattttggtcattcttttcagttgcgatgtcagttttttgctagaaTCTGCCTTTTTCACCGCTTTCTAAGAAAACCTTAGCATAAGACTTAcagtgaaacaaacaaaatagaaaGTTATTCTATTGTtgactacattttttttatattgttgaataaaatatattaaataattgaatattgacATATGTATGGCCTTTGactataatatttatcaaaataggcATATACAGCTTGTTTTGCATTCAAAACaacattaaggtagtaccagcatgaaatcacttttcgacagatttggccgaattttttttctcgggtttataatagctttatttatgaattcctaaaatttcataatttttgaccgtttagatcgcgagatatttaaagacaaagttcgcgattttgagggtcatgtcccatttaaagcatgtaaaatgtccggtctctccaactattttttatgatattattatatattgaagaaaaagtagaaaaaaatgtttatacaatacaattctaaaaaaaaaatttagaaattaattttcactttcgagatattaattttgacgtaaattgatcgaaattgggacgttggcataattatttcccattttaaacggtcaaaatttctgaaactttgggaattaatagtaagcattattaaattcttaaatttaatttttcgttaaattctgtcgaaaaaaaaattgtaccattgctttaacatagaaactgcaaataccatgctggaacatccttaacaataaataataacatatcaTCATAGTTAGTTTAGTCAATCatcaatatttacataaaaataaagtgcATGTATAACATTTCCATCCTTCCGGTGGGACAAAATCGTAATTTATTATAACGCACAGGTACTTAATACATTGTTAAACAGTATTTGAAGGTCATATCTatgaatagaatatttattagaaattttaaatatatattgtttgaaTTATTACGTAGACTGTCTTTGGTTATTAATCATGCAATTGATCGTCAATCAAAAAACAATAGaaagtaaaaaacataaaatttctaactcaaatcaaaacaatatttaatccGAGGAACGATATCCGCAAGCAGGGTAGCCGCTACTAAATGATATATATTCAAAGAACATAAATAAGTTGGGGTATACAACTAAAAGCGCACGGTTCTTGCCTTAACTATGCGGCccttaaggcgtaaccaattccgtccgcggtatgcttaaggtagcgggttcgactctcgccgtcgcaacaaaattaatttaattaaagttatgaTGGGCTGgggtagtgcatggtatatgcatgaatgaGGTACACTCAatctctgaaattgagaagctgatacgtgaaattatcagtggcaaggtggtaaaacacatatatgatatcactatgggctctatagcctaagtgtgtctttcgtgaacagccaatataacctaacctaacctaagaaaGATTTTGAATATGCAAATCTTCATACTTACAACACACATTATACGAatgttaaaaacattattatcaacaataatttttaagaatgaatttaaaaaaggcatatttcaaatatgaatcacgtttttattacacaaattgtaaacaaaatatgaattagTCGCtcatatcatatttaattttttttaaattttattttaagaaattatcaaGTCTGTGAATATACCATAATCCCACAACCAAAATAAATTCTACGCGGGTGAAAATTAGAAATGATGAAgataagaaattaataaaagtggaaaatttttaacaagtcAGACATTTCATAAATGCTGTCCGCTATCGTTAATTAAGGGCCACAAAATATAGATACCAGGAGTCCGAACGTAATGTTGAACGAATGGTATCTCCGCTTTGATTAGGGTAACGAAATCGAGCCTTGGAGATAAACTGAAAATAGAACAATATCTTTGGCtggtattaaaatattcacGAAGTTATCTCCCACGATTTTTTTCCGGACTCTCCCGAACCTAagtaaataagtatttaatgaAAGAGAATTGAAATACACTCGCACTAGGACTCGAACCCTGATCTCTTTGAATCAAGCCAAGCGCCTTAGCCAGTTAGGTCAAACGTTAAAGCCACTCAagtctctttaattaaaattacttcacAAGATATTTGTCCATACATGTTTATGTCAATGTATCattaaacatcaattataaccGAGAggctttgacgtttaaaattgtatacaagttctagtaaacaaaacaaataataaataagtaggtAGCTACTATTAAAGCaaggaattattattttgatgatttagTAATGATTTTTGAATACGGACCTTACAAAATGAAGtacattttagtattttatctgaataataaaattatatttaaataatagtcctatattttatctatgataatagttttaaaagaattgccgaaattttaatcattaaagatgaaaaactaATGGAAATCATAAAGATACATATCTTttatatacggcaaataaataGGAGTAAACGGTCTAACATCAAACGATTCAACTAATTTATGCTCCGTCTATTTTCAGATATCTAACAAGAAATCTTTACAACATTTGGGTGCTCAAGATTCATGAGAATTTGTTTGCGTAATATAACTTTATTagaatattcttatttttatcaacTCTATCTTTCAAAACaatgtttataataacaaatCAGTAAATTTGTAACTTCAGCTAGTTAGCCTAATACTTCGAacaagtttcaaaattttcgaaaacttatACAAATGGCGGCCGGAAGGCGATGTAAAGCTGTTTTTGGACCCTTTtggggagtgtgaaactacatTTAACAAGACAAAACACTACCACCTGCTTAAaaggtgaaaaaatattttcacattttacgCAGCTAGcacaacattttttgcttactAAACGTAATTTCACACTCCTCTAAGAAGTCCAAAGaacatagtaaaaaaacaactttacaTCGCGTTCtgcgatttcaatttttttagtaagattttactggcgtataGCTTAACAATACCAGTGGTGACCTCTTAacttatttcataaaaagttaAAGTCAGTATTACAGTAATGACCTCTATGGTGCagtacaaaaaatgaatttcaagtTACAATGTTTACAATCAttgtaaccaaaaaaatttacaattcaatacaaaaaaagaatttatttaacaattatgtacaaaaacaaatttaaaaaatacattttaaaatattccaaaacgTTTTCAGTTGTCATATTTCACAAAAACCCCACCTTACCCCATATTTTAACTAAGTGGCATTAGATCCTAAAAATCAtacgaataaaaaattgtaattttagaaCAACATAAACACGCTCTTATAAGTTACTTAACAGTCATAAGGAATTATAAATCActtaattgtattaataaataacttatttttattttcttgatcTGACAGAATGACAAAAGGTACACAGAACACAAATAATTATACacttaactatttaaattacGCGGAACTGTATATGCGGAAACATGAACtacgtatttcaaaaacggatACTAccgaatctaaaaataaatacatgaatttaaaaacatacctgaatctatttattattaaatttccacTCTTGACGGCACATAGGACAATGTTGATTGACTTGTTGAGAATGTAACCACTTAACAATGCAATGAATGTGGAAGCAATGAGAGCACTGGCCCCAAACTAAAGGACAATCGTCACCGGGTAATTTACAATCGGGACAACAACCATCAAATGCCATACGACAAATTCCACAATTATCATCATTTGCAACCCAACGCCATGTTGCTACACCGGTCCAAcctatttaatttcattaattttatattatttatttttaatatttttgcctGTCTAtcttatacaaaaacaatagtTGATATTATAACCTaacaatttattacatttttatatgaacTTACTTTTAACAGTTACTTTCATTCTTGCATTTGAtcgaaattgtattttattttcttgtttaaaatttattattgaaaaaataattcttcgtgaacatttaacaaattaattgtctagattttaatttttaacgtcTTTAAAGTTTGACAGTTTGGCATAACATTCAAGagcaaacaaaataaacaatttaaccaactgtgagaaaaaaatttatggtatcCATAAGGATCATAGATATACAAGTCAAAAGAATTTATTAGAGATCGGAATTTTATCAATTGGGATCTGACAAAAGGAGGCATGACACCTGGTTGTCAAAGTAGAAACTAATTTCAAGTTACAGCTTTTAGTGTTGAGCATTGAAAAGTTTGGAGTTGATTACTTTTTGCAAGTTATAATTACaacgataataaataattgataaaaaaattaaattatggcgtcttgaaagtatttatttcaatttaagagCATGAGAAGAGTAACGTGTTGTGCGAAAAATTGCCAAAGTCGTTCCAATGCGAATACAGATCTGAGTTTTCATAATTTGCCTCAAGCAAGCAAATATTAcacgaaagttgaaaatttattttggtaattttgagaaaattgatgTCTTAAAATTATGGTAGAAAACACtgcaattaaaatatatcttaccAAGTCAAAAAGTTTGCtcacttcatttaaaaaaaaaaaagattatgtcTTATCAAGTAAGTACAAAGTTATAATGTATTATTGAACTAATATGTGCAAATCTAAAAAGATTACTGTGTTTTGACATCAAGAATACttgaagatatatttatttatctatatcgATTTGATGAggcttttcttttaaattagttGTTTGTAAACAGTATGACGTTAAACTGAACACATCCTCCTCAGCTCCGATTTTATTTTTCCACATTTAATCACATGACTTGCTTTCAAAAGTCTTTCATATTCAGTAAAATTACGATTACTCGGTTTTGTTTGTCCCcaacaacaaatttcattaatattaatcattctcttcttgaaaaattgaaCAAAGGGTATGTATtgctatgttatttttaaaatgtgtcaCTTTATGTCAGCCATGTTTTTTTAGCCCCGCCCATAGGTCAGATcccaataatatttcatattttcaaaaatagatggaaattttaatttaaatagttttataagtAATTTAAGTTTGCGTAATTTAAGCaactaaaatgtgtttaattactataaatattcttagtttatgttttttactttcataaatttaataattccgactaaatatgaaatttaataaaaattgagtcATTGTTGTAATTACATCTCTTAAGATTTTTTCTCTATTATTACAtcaaagttattgttttttcaCTAGATAAGAAAGAtatgatgatattttaaaaaattaacattaatgacgacgtaaatagaaaaaatttatagaaactgattagatttaaaaaaaattttataaaaaataaaatagggatATTTAACGAAAAGTTAATTCGAAATTCACGTAATGGCGACAGGTGCTGGTAAGGTTATAATGCGTTAGATTCAAAACACAAAACATCATATTGATTCATAAATTCGTTTTCTAGAAGGTAGTAGTGATTCGACAACAGATTTTCCAAGTGTACCGGGTCAAGCACACGTAAGAATGcttattaaatcatttaaaataaaaacaaaattgataaataattaaatattttatagaaaatagcCACAATGGAAAAGGACGCTGAAAATATGCCTATTAAAAAATCACGAGTGGATTTACAATCGTTACCAACTAGGCAATACTTAGATCAAACTGTGGTTCCAGTTTTACTACAAGGTTTATCATCTTTAGCAAAAGAAAGACCGCCGGATCCAATTGAATATTTAGCCGCTTATTTATTGaagaacaaaacaaattttgatcaaagtagtGGAACGTCTCCGCCATCAAGCCAAACTTAATGATAGTattctttgaattatttaagtaaggataataatgtgttttttataaataattaataataataacttggAAATTGACGTATTCTGccttatgtatatatttattttgtaagagCTGCATATCCAGTgcatattagttttttaaataaataaaaccgttCCATGAAAATACATAACtttgtgataaattttgttagttgtttggacaaatatataattcatttgaattcataaaattaatgcattttatttgttatacttCTAGAGCGGAAAAAAGTCGGTAAGCAAAAGTAAATGAATGCATTGATAAAAACAACTTCTTTTATGGCTTATAGTCCCACGGgacagcaccctttttgttaaacGATCAAAAATACTTGAATCTTTATTAGTAGCTTCGTTTTgtcgagtctaccaaactttctctaaCACCATTCGAAACTGCTGCATTTTCAAATGATCGAAATATGCCGAGTAAATCAGCTTTTCTTCATACTTCTTGAACGGAGAAAAGTTTATAATACCGGTACCGGTGCCTGTAAGCATACGTAAATGAGTGCATTGATAAAAACAACTTCTTTTATGGCTTATAGTCTCACGGgacagcaccctttttgttaaacGATCAAAAATACTTGAATCTTTATGAGTAGCTTCGTTTTgtcgagtctaccaaactttctctaaGACTATTCGAAactgctgcgttttcaaataagCATGATCGAAATATGCCGAATAAATCAGCTTTTCTTTTTGATGAATACATACTTAGTTTTAATGCATTtacaagataatttaataagaaatttgagaaatattgtgtccgacaaaaatactgcaccgttTGCGTTTGACAAACTTGAGTttaagcatttttgtttttcaatacatacatagttcaattttgttgaattgtttaataactattaatgttatcaagtggtcaaaGTGTCCGAAAAATTTCCCTAATAGTAAATGATAAGTAATCATAAAAAATCTTAATTgggtttaaacaattttttttataaaaaaggttATAAATTTCCACATCGTCACAGTAATTTTCAAAGGGTCGTATGTCAAAATTTGGCTTTTTTTACtctattttaacttaattattcaacacgataaatatttttaagattactTATCATTTCTTATTAGCGAATTTCCTCGTAGGGAAATAAagaagctattgcttttgtaccaATTATGGAAACATTTCTTCAAATATAGTCCATCCATCCTACCTATTACAGTTCAACTGCCAATTCACTGACAACTGCCTCTCGTGCCTAAGCCTAAATTCAACTCTGGCTGCTCCGCgaactaattaaaaatctttttcactctatcaaaatttaattatttttatttgagccATAATACAGTATACTACCACTTTTTGGAAGAATGacctactaaaaattaattagactTGAAAAACTACTTCGTTTTTTTCATAGATATACAGATATTTGatggaaataattaaaacacacaattttttcttaaacaactATATTTAGCTTCGTACATAACATACAATTAGAGAAACTATTCTTAACAtagcaagaaaacattaaattaatttaatttaatggattttaaaatattaaattacaaaattactaaggaatatttaataatacaaagtaCAAGATACACAAATTATGATAAACGAAATTCTAGttaagtttttaacaaaatttaaacatcatTACAAATTTCAGCTGCAACACAAACACAAGTTCTTCCACCTTTGCCATTTGGAAGACATATATGGCCTGGTGAACAATTTCCATTATTAAATTGACAAACAGTTGCTTGTGGTGGGCATCTTTCAGGTACAGCTACTAAACCGTATAATTTAGTAAAACCTCCAAGTGGCACTTCTAATGATTTACGCTCTGTTAATGTAGCTCGGTCAACACTTTCAATTTTCAGtctaaaagaaagaaataatttaaataaataattccaatTGAAATTGAATGTTCATACCACCCGTTGACCCCTTTCCCAATGTGAGGCTACTACGTTGATACTAGTTGTGAATAAAAACCTTACTTACGTTTGCCAATCTGTCCAATAAAAATGCGAGGGTGTTATAGCTAATCCAAATGGATATTTACACTCTGATGTAATTGTTTGGCTGGCTCTAGTATCAATATTAACGCATTCAATTTTTTGAGTACCAGCATCTGCATAACATAATTGATCTGTCTGCCAATCGATTGCTAAAGAATTTGGAAGCAATACtgaatttccttttaaaaatatgccaCGACCTGTTCCATCCATATTTGCCCATTCAATTTTTGGAGCCAGTCTGTTCCAATCTGACcaaaatattttgctaaaattaaatatataaatgcgttaaatttttgtaacataacGGCAGAATCCTTTGATGCTCACACGGAATTTTACTTGGAtagcaatatatttattattatatttgacgTTTGCAgcgaaattattttccaaataattttcgGAAAGAATTAGCTGTATGCCTTAAGTGCaatagtttttgtaataaagtgTGGAACATATAAAAAGAGTTAAAAGTTGCTCTAACTCAACCAAGACAATGACTGGCTCATTtacatgaagaaaaaaatataagagatattaagataattttaagaGTGCAAATTCTGGTTTTAATAATTTCGCTAAACTTCCCAGGTAAAGTTTTCGTATTATTGGTTTAAGTAACATGCAATAAAATCTTACCCACGATAAGGATGAACAGCTACACCACGGggatttattacattttgtgagaataaaatttttcttaattttgtttcCAAGTTGGCCACTTCGATGGTTTTAGTAGATGTGTCGGCCCAAAATATATTACGTGATACCCAATCGATACTTATACCTTCAGGGGAACCAATTCCAGATATTAGAAACTCATTAAATTCTGATCCATCGTATGCtgaacttttaattttcttttcctcAATATCACTCCAATAAACTCGACCCTCTGTGCAATCAATATCAATTGCAATTG
This region includes:
- the LOC123294768 gene encoding anaphase-promoting complex subunit 11; this encodes MKVTVKSWTGVATWRWVANDDNCGICRMAFDGCCPDCKLPGDDCPLVWGQCSHCFHIHCIVKWLHSQQVNQHCPMCRQEWKFNNK
- the LOC123295780 gene encoding protein dpy-30 homolog, with protein sequence MATGAEGSSDSTTDFPSVPGQAHKIATMEKDAENMPIKKSRVDLQSLPTRQYLDQTVVPVLLQGLSSLAKERPPDPIEYLAAYLLKNKTNFDQSSGTSPPSSQT